One part of the Bdellovibrio sp. KM01 genome encodes these proteins:
- a CDS encoding NifU family protein — MSTQDVLIRIQATPNPNAWKFVLDRPVLAEGKATYTDMKEAEQSPLASSLFQVEGVRQAHFFQNVITITHSFDADPEEIQKNVCAVIQTRMPIHNPNVTQADEKKMRRAGLPPEVQRIEEILDETVRPGLQGDGGDLDVVKYEDNKLYVFYQGACGTCPSATSGTLMAIEGILRDQFNPTIEVIPL; from the coding sequence ATGAGTACGCAAGATGTATTGATCAGAATTCAAGCCACCCCAAATCCAAACGCATGGAAATTCGTTTTGGATCGCCCTGTGTTGGCAGAAGGTAAAGCGACTTACACGGACATGAAGGAAGCGGAACAAAGCCCTCTGGCATCAAGTTTGTTCCAAGTGGAAGGTGTTCGTCAGGCCCACTTTTTTCAAAATGTGATCACGATCACTCACAGCTTTGATGCGGATCCAGAAGAGATCCAAAAGAATGTATGTGCCGTGATTCAAACTCGAATGCCTATTCACAACCCCAACGTGACCCAAGCAGATGAAAAGAAAATGCGTCGTGCAGGATTGCCGCCGGAAGTTCAACGTATCGAAGAGATCTTAGACGAGACAGTTCGCCCAGGTTTACAAGGCGACGGTGGAGACTTAGACGTTGTAAAATACGAAGACAATAAATTGTACGTGTTTTACCAAGGTGCCTGTGGAACATGCCCAAGCGCCACTTCTGGAACATTGATGGCGATTGAAGGGATTCTTCGTGATCAATTCAATCCAACAATCGAAGTCATCCCCCTTTAG
- a CDS encoding aminotransferase class V-fold PLP-dependent enzyme — protein MSNLNELFAEIRKEFPALTQKVHGKKLSYLDSGATTLKPKSVIDRIAHFYLYEASNVHRGAHYLADIATQGFEGARHKIASFLGAEQVEEIIFVRGTTEGVNFVANTWGLTNLKAGDEILITEMEHHGNIVPWQMIAEKVGAKVIAAGILDNGELNMEDFKQKLSSKTKMVAFTASSNVLGTNTNVAEITKLAHAAGAKVLVDGAQIVSQLKVNVKAWDVDFFVFSAHKLFGPFGFGAVYGKKAILETLPPYQGGGSMISKVTIEKTTYNDVPTRFEAGTPHIEGAIGTAAAIEFVEKIGFDNIHSYEMDLLKYATGKMLEIPDLKIYGTAADKGPLISFNLKGAHHSDVGQILDQEGVAVRAGHHCTQPLMARLGVPGTVRASFSVYNNREDVDALVKAVVKARELLL, from the coding sequence ATGAGTAATTTGAACGAGCTTTTTGCAGAAATTCGTAAAGAGTTTCCTGCCTTGACCCAAAAGGTCCATGGCAAAAAGCTTTCTTACTTAGATAGTGGTGCCACGACGCTGAAACCAAAATCAGTGATCGATCGTATTGCGCACTTCTATCTGTACGAAGCTTCAAATGTTCACCGTGGTGCACACTATTTGGCAGACATTGCGACTCAAGGCTTTGAGGGTGCTCGTCATAAAATCGCGAGTTTCTTGGGGGCCGAACAAGTTGAAGAGATTATTTTTGTTCGTGGTACGACCGAAGGTGTGAATTTCGTGGCAAATACTTGGGGTTTAACGAACCTTAAGGCGGGCGATGAAATTTTGATCACCGAGATGGAACATCACGGGAATATCGTTCCTTGGCAAATGATCGCTGAAAAGGTTGGCGCGAAAGTTATCGCTGCTGGCATTTTGGATAACGGCGAATTGAACATGGAAGATTTCAAACAGAAGCTTTCCAGCAAAACGAAAATGGTGGCGTTTACTGCAAGTTCCAATGTTTTAGGAACGAACACGAACGTTGCGGAAATCACCAAGCTTGCACACGCGGCGGGTGCCAAGGTTTTAGTGGATGGCGCGCAGATCGTTTCGCAATTGAAAGTGAACGTAAAAGCTTGGGATGTGGATTTCTTTGTGTTTTCCGCGCACAAACTTTTCGGTCCATTTGGTTTCGGGGCGGTTTACGGTAAGAAAGCTATTTTGGAAACTCTGCCTCCGTATCAAGGTGGCGGTTCCATGATTTCAAAAGTGACGATCGAAAAGACGACTTACAATGACGTTCCGACGCGCTTTGAGGCGGGAACTCCTCACATCGAGGGTGCCATTGGAACAGCGGCTGCGATTGAATTTGTCGAGAAAATTGGTTTCGATAATATCCACTCCTACGAGATGGATTTGTTGAAGTACGCGACGGGGAAAATGCTAGAAATTCCGGATTTAAAAATCTACGGAACGGCAGCAGACAAGGGACCTCTAATTTCTTTTAATCTGAAAGGCGCTCACCACTCTGACGTTGGTCAGATTCTGGATCAAGAGGGTGTTGCAGTTCGAGCCGGTCACCATTGCACTCAGCCGTTAATGGCAAGATTGGGTGTGCCAGGGACAGTTCGAGCTTCTTTTTCAGTGTATAATAATCGTGAAGATGTTGATGCTTTAGTTAAAGCCGTGGTGAAGGCCCGGGAGTTATTGTTATGA
- the sufB gene encoding Fe-S cluster assembly protein SufB produces MDNNKNNPSQNMHDTYEYKYGFTTDIEMDQAPLGLTEEIIRLISGKKNEPEWMLEYRLKAYRHWLTLTEPTWAHVSYPPIDFQSIRYYSAPKKKSDADKPKSMDDLDPELVKTFEKLGIPLSEQKRISGIAVDVVFDSVSVGTTHNEVLEKAGVIFCSISEAVAKHPELVKKYLGSVVPYTDNFYAALNAAVFTDGSFCYIPKGVRCPIDLSTYFRINAKDTGQFERTLLVCDDGGYVNYLEGCTAPQRDENQLHAAVVELVALDNAEIKYSTVQNWYTGDKEGKGGIYNFVTKRGKAAGKNSKISWTQVESGSAITWKYPSCILQGDGSEGAFYSVALTHDLMQADTGTKMIHIGKNTKSTIISKGISTDKSSNAYRGQVKIMPSAENARNYSQCDSMLVGDKCSASTFPYIEVKNKTATIEHEATTSRISEDQIFYLQSRGLDMEKTISMLVNGFCKEVFKELPLEFAVEAVKLIEMKLENSVG; encoded by the coding sequence ATGGATAACAACAAGAATAATCCGTCCCAAAATATGCATGATACGTATGAATACAAATACGGTTTCACGACTGATATTGAAATGGATCAAGCCCCGTTGGGTTTGACTGAAGAAATCATCAGATTGATTTCCGGTAAAAAGAACGAACCAGAGTGGATGCTTGAGTATCGTTTGAAAGCATATCGCCACTGGTTGACTCTGACCGAGCCAACTTGGGCGCATGTTTCTTATCCGCCAATTGATTTCCAGTCGATTCGTTATTATTCAGCTCCAAAGAAAAAATCCGACGCTGATAAGCCTAAGTCTATGGATGATCTTGATCCTGAATTGGTGAAGACTTTCGAAAAACTGGGCATTCCTTTGTCTGAACAAAAACGTATCTCTGGTATCGCCGTTGACGTGGTTTTTGACTCCGTTTCTGTTGGTACAACTCACAATGAAGTTTTGGAAAAAGCGGGAGTTATTTTCTGCTCTATTTCTGAAGCGGTTGCGAAACATCCAGAGCTTGTTAAAAAATATTTGGGCTCTGTGGTTCCATACACAGACAATTTCTATGCGGCACTGAACGCAGCTGTCTTTACCGATGGTTCTTTCTGTTACATCCCGAAAGGGGTGCGTTGCCCGATCGATCTTTCTACATATTTCCGTATCAACGCTAAAGACACAGGTCAGTTCGAAAGAACATTGTTGGTATGTGATGACGGTGGATACGTGAACTACCTTGAGGGCTGTACAGCTCCCCAGCGTGATGAAAACCAACTTCACGCGGCCGTGGTTGAGCTTGTGGCTTTGGACAATGCGGAGATCAAATACTCCACAGTTCAAAACTGGTATACAGGTGATAAAGAAGGCAAGGGCGGCATTTATAACTTCGTTACGAAACGTGGTAAAGCTGCCGGCAAAAACTCTAAAATCTCTTGGACACAAGTTGAATCTGGCTCTGCAATCACTTGGAAATATCCATCTTGTATCTTGCAAGGCGATGGTTCCGAAGGTGCTTTCTATTCAGTGGCGCTGACTCATGATCTGATGCAGGCAGACACTGGTACTAAGATGATTCACATTGGTAAGAACACCAAATCGACAATCATCTCTAAAGGTATTTCTACGGATAAGTCCTCAAATGCTTACCGTGGTCAGGTGAAAATCATGCCTTCTGCAGAAAACGCACGTAACTATTCTCAGTGTGATTCCATGCTGGTGGGTGATAAGTGCTCTGCAAGTACGTTCCCTTATATTGAAGTAAAAAACAAAACAGCAACGATTGAGCACGAAGCGACCACTTCACGCATCAGTGAAGATCAGATCTTCTATTTGCAATCTCGTGGCTTGGACATGGAAAAAACAATTTCAATGCTGGTAAATGGTTTCTGTAAGGAAGTTTTCAAAGAGCTTCCTTTGGAGTTCGCTGTGGAAGCCGTGAAGTTGATTGAAATGAAATTGGAAAATTCAGTAGGTTAA
- the sufC gene encoding Fe-S cluster assembly ATPase SufC — MLEIKNLHARVEEKEILKGLNLTVKAGEVHAIMGPNGSGKSTLSKVLAGHPAYEVTSGEVKYEINFMMQNLLELAPDERAKEGIFLAFQYPIEVPGVSNFTFLHTAFNSVLQHQGSEPMPEGEFREFLVQKLKLVSMKPEYLDRPVNTGFSGGEKKKNEILQMAVLSPRLALLDETDSGLDIDALRVVSDGVNKLRRKDNAIILVTHYQRLLDYIKPDYVHVLLGGKIVETGDSSLALKLEEKGYDWLIN, encoded by the coding sequence ATGTTGGAAATTAAGAATTTACACGCACGTGTTGAAGAAAAAGAAATTCTAAAAGGCTTGAACCTGACAGTTAAAGCAGGCGAAGTTCATGCGATTATGGGACCGAATGGTTCTGGCAAATCCACTTTGTCTAAAGTCCTTGCGGGTCACCCGGCATACGAAGTGACTTCGGGCGAAGTTAAATACGAAATCAATTTCATGATGCAAAATCTTTTGGAGCTGGCTCCAGATGAAAGAGCTAAAGAAGGCATCTTTCTGGCATTCCAATACCCGATTGAAGTTCCAGGCGTTTCTAACTTCACATTCTTGCACACGGCTTTTAACTCTGTCTTGCAACATCAAGGTTCTGAACCAATGCCAGAGGGCGAGTTCCGTGAATTCCTGGTGCAAAAGTTGAAACTCGTGTCGATGAAACCTGAGTACTTGGATCGTCCAGTGAACACAGGTTTTTCTGGTGGTGAGAAAAAGAAAAACGAAATCTTGCAGATGGCTGTTTTGTCTCCGCGTTTGGCGCTTTTAGATGAAACAGATTCTGGTCTGGATATCGACGCTCTTCGCGTGGTTTCAGACGGTGTGAACAAGCTTCGTCGTAAAGACAACGCGATCATCCTGGTCACTCACTATCAGCGTTTGCTAGATTATATTAAACCTGACTACGTACACGTACTTCTTGGTGGAAAAATTGTTGAAACAGGTGACTCTTCTTTGGCTTTGAAGCTTGAAGAAAAAGGTTACGACTGGTTGATCAACTAA
- the sufD gene encoding Fe-S cluster assembly protein SufD — MNLLSTYEKFSQAHPAKGALAAFRQAGYDYALKKGLPTRKDEEWHYTSVKVLADNSFLPSALNAVAPSHDTMVEIKKAINPGFTNLVFFNGAFNKTLSSDLPAGLTMRELGEYPEQFDDTFDALNGAYAETPYMVHLAKETSVEKPVNFVFFTSNEAGSAVMVNPRIRFEVGARASLKVLESHYGMTGASYFANSVFDLQVGDSAKVIYVRVQADSLNAVNIGRTRINLGKHANLESLAFSTGAQLSRHNLDLVLKEKGSTSEVLGIYAVQGTQHVDNTTLIDHAVGECVTHQLYKGILDGSGRSAFCGKILIQKDAQKADSSQLNNNLLLSNKAEADSKPSIEVHADDVKAGHGSTVGQLNKEELFYLLSRAISKDKAIAMLSYGYLSEVLYKISDDSIQKWLTKHLDEAFARLHLN; from the coding sequence ATGAATTTACTTTCGACTTACGAAAAATTCAGTCAAGCACACCCGGCGAAAGGCGCATTGGCAGCTTTCCGTCAGGCGGGCTATGACTATGCCCTGAAAAAGGGTCTTCCGACCCGCAAGGATGAAGAATGGCACTATACAAGTGTTAAAGTTCTTGCGGATAACAGCTTCCTACCAAGTGCTTTGAATGCGGTGGCTCCAAGCCACGACACGATGGTGGAGATTAAAAAGGCCATCAATCCTGGATTTACGAACTTGGTCTTTTTTAATGGCGCCTTCAATAAGACTTTGTCTTCTGATTTGCCTGCGGGTCTTACCATGCGCGAGCTTGGTGAGTATCCTGAACAATTTGATGATACGTTCGATGCTTTAAATGGTGCTTATGCGGAAACTCCGTATATGGTTCACTTGGCAAAAGAAACGTCTGTGGAAAAACCTGTGAATTTCGTGTTCTTTACATCGAATGAGGCGGGTTCTGCTGTGATGGTAAATCCACGCATTCGTTTCGAAGTCGGCGCACGGGCTTCTTTGAAAGTTCTTGAAAGTCATTATGGAATGACGGGAGCATCTTACTTTGCGAATTCAGTATTTGATTTGCAGGTGGGCGACAGCGCGAAAGTTATTTATGTTCGCGTACAAGCAGATAGCTTGAATGCCGTAAATATTGGTCGCACAAGAATCAATCTTGGTAAACATGCAAACCTTGAAAGCCTGGCTTTTTCAACGGGTGCTCAGCTTTCTCGTCATAACTTAGATTTAGTTTTGAAAGAAAAAGGCTCAACGTCTGAAGTCCTTGGCATCTATGCGGTTCAAGGAACTCAGCACGTGGATAACACGACTTTGATTGATCACGCGGTTGGGGAGTGTGTGACTCACCAATTGTATAAAGGGATTCTGGATGGATCTGGTCGCTCTGCTTTCTGCGGTAAGATCTTAATTCAAAAAGACGCTCAAAAAGCGGATTCATCACAATTGAATAACAATCTTCTTTTAAGCAACAAAGCCGAAGCAGACAGCAAGCCTTCAATTGAAGTGCATGCCGATGACGTGAAAGCGGGCCACGGTTCCACTGTGGGTCAGTTGAATAAAGAAGAGCTGTTCTATTTGCTATCGCGTGCGATTTCGAAAGATAAAGCGATTGCGATGCTAAGTTACGGTTACTTGTCGGAAGTTCTTTATAAAATCTCTGACGACAGTATTCAAAAATGGTTAACAAAACATTTGGATGAAGCGTTTGCGCGCTTGCATCTGAACTAA